A region of the Marinifilum sp. JC120 genome:
ACAGCAAAACCGTTACCGGTCAAAGGTCTGATAAATTCTGGAAATGCATCAGGGAAAAAATTAACGTTTCCTGCAACAAGGCCTATGCTGAGAGATAATCCGGCAATGACTCCGTTACGATAATCAAGCTCGGCAGCAATCATGCGCATTCCTGTTGAAAAAAGATGCGCCACAAGTACCACCCCGGCAGCTCCCATAACTTCTCCCGGTATAGAAGCAAATATGTGTGCAGTTTTTGGGGAAAAGATAAGAGTCATCAACATAATAGACGCTATGATGGCGACCCGGCGTTTTGCCACATCAGTGATTTCCATGAGCGGGATGTTTGGTGAATGAGACGAAGAGGGCATCCCGCCTGCAATGGAGGTCAGGGCCATGCTTATGCTGTTGGAATAGAGACCGCCTTGAATAGCATCAAAGTTTGTTTTTCTGTGTTCAGGATTAGCCACCCTTTGCAGTGCCATTGCATCACCTACATATTTGATGCTTGTTACCTGCATAGAAACAATGAAAGTGAAATAAGTAGCCCAATGGCCTAGGTTAGATATATCGAAGTTTAATTCTGGCCAATGCAAAGGGGGAAGCCCCAGCCATGCTGCATGTTGAACTCTGGTGAAGTCAATTCCATCTATAGCGAATTTGGCAATGATCCCGGCGCAGATTCCTAAAAAAAGTCCCCATGGCCTCAATCTATCACGTCCGAACCATTCTGCAAAAATCATGACCAAAATAGTCACAGCTCCAACAAGTATATCTAGTCCTCCTGATCCGTCACTAATGGATCCTGCACTTACCCATGTTTTCATGGAATCTTTTAAGAGTCCGGTCATGGCGAGCATGATGATAACGCCACCTACTGTGGGGGTCAGAATATGGCGCATGAACCTGATGCCGTAGCTGAACATAATTTGAAAAGGTGTAGCCATTAGCACCAGCGTTGAAAATAGAGAAAATCCACCCATGCTCATAGCGGCGTGGGCGCATGACATAAATGCACCGGAGGTACCCATGAACATGGGCATTCCCAGTCCGATTCGGTTGAATTTCCAAAGCTGAAGAAGCGTGGAAAGACCTGCGCCGATTGTTGTTATAAAAATGATGTAATGGGTTTCACCTCTGCTTAGCCCATGAATTTTGGTAAGCATTGCTGGGGCTAATACGATCCCGACGAAAAGGATAATTACATGCTGTAAACTTAATACAGTTGTGACAAGACCGGAGTAAATATTTTTGTTTTTTAAGCTGTCATTTAAAGACATAAGCGACGCTCTTTTTTAAGAGTGGTGAACATGTTCGTTTCTGCGGGGTGCTATTTTTGAAATAAATCTAAAAAAATCAATATGTCAAGAATTAGCGGAGGTCACAAAAAGCCACAGAACCTTCATGAGGCACTGTGGCTTATATATTGATCTTTTCCTGACTTAAAAATTAATATCCAGATACTTTCCTTATTTATATATCGCAATGTCCTTAAGCAATAATCGCAGCCGTCTATGAAGCAGCAAACGCAATAATTGAAGTATTCCCGACCTTGTTGCCGAGCAAATTTTGTTCTTGTTTCTTTCTAATACATAGCCTGTGGCAGATATAAAATTATCTGCGGGAAGATGGCAAAGAGAATAATTCCTACCAGAATTGCCAGTAAAAAGGGCATGGTTCCTTTGAATATATCCTCAAGGGTGATATCCGGGGCGAATTTTTGGGCCATGCCGTAGACCACGTAGACATTGATCCCTACGGGCGGTGTGATGACTCCGATCTGGGTGACCAACACGATGATGACTCCGAACCAGATGGGATCGAAGCCCAGTGTGGTGATGACCGGATAGAAGACCGGGATAGTCAGCATTATCAGGGCCAGCGCGTCCATGATGCAGCCGCCGATAAAGTAAACAAACAGTATCATTGATACAATGATCAGCGGATGCAGGTCGAAGGATGCGGTCCATGCAGCCACATTGAAAGGGATGCGGGTCACGGCCAGAAATTTACCGAAGATCAAAGCCCCGGCCACGAGGAAGAGCACCATCACCGAAGTTCGCAGGGTCTCATACAATGAGTTAACAAAGGCCTGCCAGCTGAGCTGACGTTTGATGATGCCCAGTATGAGAATGCCCAGCACACCCACCGCAGCGGATTCGTTGGGAGTGAAAAATCCAAAGAACATTCCTCCGATTACAAGGGCGAATACGGCAATGGTATCGATAAGTCCCATGAGAGATTTCAGTTTGGCACTCAAGGGGAATTTTTCACCTTTGGGTCCGAGGCTGGGATCACGGTGACAGACCAACGCAATGGCGATGATGAACAGGATGGTCAGCACTACCGAGGGCAGGATTCCAGCCATGAACAATTCACCGATGGATTGCTCGGTAAGGATTCCGTAAACAATCAGCACGATACTGGGCGGCATGATCATGCCAAGTCCCCCGCCGGAAGCAACGGAACCAGCTGCAAGGGAATTGGCGTAGCCGTACCGTTTCATTTCCGGGATGCCGACTGTTGCCATTGTTGCAGCGGTAGCAGGGCTGGAGCCGCAGACCGAGCCGAAGGCGGTGCAGGCGGCAACGGTTGCCATGGCCAGTCCGCCCTGAATATGTCCTAGAAAATGGTAAGCCGTGCTGTAGAGCCTGCGGCTGATCCCGCTGTTAAAGGCCAACTGGCCCATAAGGATAAACAGCGGAATGGTGGACAGGCTGTAGGATGAAAAAGTGTCGTAAAAGTTGCGTGAAAGCAGGTTCATGCCGCCTTTTACGGAGATGAGCATGGAGAAGCCGCCAAAGCCCACAAGGGTCATGACGTAAGCCACGGGCATGCGGGTCATGAGCAGGGCAAGCATCACAAAGATGCCTATAATTCCTAGAGTTGTCGGTTCCATTTATTCTTCCCCTGTGAAAAGCAAGATGAGTTCTTTCAGCAAGGTAAGGGTAAAGCAACCGAAACCGAAAGCGAGTGCGAAAATGACCATATCAGTAGGCAGCTCAAGAGTCATGGAGACTTCTTCTGCCTCGCGCATGGAGCAGCCGTAAAGGTAAAGTCTCCAAGTGACCATACTGAAAAGAGCAACGCTCATGGAAGTGGTGATGATCCTGACAATGCGCCGGGTGCGGGCGTTCATTTTGCTATACAGGAATTCCACGCCGATGTTTGCTTTCTGGGACTGGGCATAACCAAGGGCCAGCCCGGTGGTCAGTACAGCCAGAACCGCAACAATATCTTCGACCCCGAAAATAGGGGTATCCAGCACGCCGCGTGAAATAATGTCCGCCCCGGTCATAAGTGCCATACCGATCAAGCAGATGGCGGCGATGTTTTTTAAAAGTGCCTCAAATTTATCAATGAGGTTTAAAGCTTGATTACCCACTACAATCTCCAAATTTACTAAATTCCCCCCGCCATGCAGAACAGGGCGGAGGGAATAAAACCTATATTGATGTGATTATTGTACTTTATTTAAAGTTTCTACGGTGAAGTCGAGAATTGCTTTGCCGTCGAGTTTCTTCTTACCAGCTTTCTTGATGTACGCATCCATCATGGGAGCGGCTTTTTCTTTCCAGCGTTTGCCTTCAGCTTCGCTCAGCTCGATGAACTGCCCGCCTTTCTTGGTCAGGAACTCGCGGCCTTCCTTGTCGCTTTCATCCCATGCCTGACCATGTTTGGTTGCGAATTCTTTGTTGATATCCATGATTATTTTCTGGTCCTGTTCAGAAATAGCATCCCACTTGTCCTTGTTCATTACAGCAAAGAAGGTGGTGGTGTAACCGACCGGGTAATCGAGGGTACAGTAATCAACAACTTCGCCCATTTTCCAACCCTTGTTGGTTTCCATGGGGTAGACGCCGCCGTCTACAACACCCTTGCGGATGGCTTGATAAGTATCAGGCATGGACATGGCTACCGGGGCCGCGCCGAGTGCCTTGAGCAACTGGGCTGAGTTACCGGTTCCGCGCAGTTTTATGCCTTTGAGGTCTTCAAGGGTCTTGACTGGTTTCTTGGCAGTGAAAAGCAGTCCGGGACCGTGGGCATGAAAGAAAAGTACTTTTACATCGCGCAGTTCCTTGGGCTGGAACTTATCGTAAACCGTATTAGCAACCTTGGTGGCTGCAACGCCGGATTTGTAGCCAAGGGGCAAATCAACTGCGGCCATGGTCGGGAAGCGGCCGCGGGAGTAAGCCAGCGCGGACATGCCGATATCGGAAAGGCCTTCCACAACACCGTCGTAGCACTGCTTGGCTTTGGTCAGCGTGCCGCCGGGAAAGTAGGCAATGGTTACACGTCCGTCAGTGCGTTTAGTTACTTCATCGCTCCATTGCTGGGCCAGCTTGGACTGGATGTGGGTGGGTGGGAAAAAGTTTGAGTAGGTCAGGTTGACGGATCTAGCACCAGCAGTAAGGGGCAGGGCGCACATGCACATGGCTGCGGCCACTACTGTAATCAAAAGTTTTTTCATGTTCCCTCCGGTTTATTTATGCAAAATGGCTGATTATTCAGCTTTTTTAAGTCCATTAGTTAAGGCCAGAGTTACGGCGGCTTCGCGAACATCATCAAATCCGATCAGTCCGGCACCGTTGCTGCTTTGAATCATGAATCCGCTTTCAATGGAACTGCGGACCATATATCCTTCAAAGAGTACGGTGTTGAAGGCTCCGATTTTTTCAGGCGCATAATCTGTTTCCACAAAATCGCGGACCAGATCGGCAAAGACTTCCTCGGAAAGCCTGTACTGGCTCAGGCTCAAATCTTCACGCAGTTCAGGCACTCGCGAGGCATAGATGGTGAATTCCAGAAAGACCTTGGCCCAGTTCTGGTCGCGAACAATATTTTCCAAAAAATCCCAGATGATATTCATGACTTCTTCAAGGGATTCGGCCTTGTCCAGTCGATCGTCGCGGGAGTTGCGATACTCGGTCAGCTTTTCTTCCACAATCTCCAGAAAGAGTTTGTCTTTGCTCACCCAGTGGCGGTAGAAGCTGCCTTTGGCGTATCCGGCATGCTTGGTGATTTCCGCCACCGTGGTTTCCATAAAACCTTTCTTTCCGAAAAGTTCGTTGGCTGCTTCCATGAGCTCTTTCTTGGTCTGGAGCGATTTTTCCTGTTGTTTTCTAGCCATTTGGTCTTCTAATTAGCTGTTTTTGCGACCTGTGGTCATAAAGTGACCGCTGGTCATTTTTTATGAGCTATAGCTATGTGCACGGTTGCTGTCAACTTCTATCTATGACAACTTGCCTCTAACGAATTGAAATTATCACAAGGAACAATCTGAAGTGCGAAAGCTGTTTATCTCATATTTAGTTCTGATCTGCTGCTTGTATGGAGTGGCTGTGCAGGCCCACCCGCTGGGAGAAGTTGTGCAGGAAACCACAGTCATGAATGAAGGCGCAAGACTGCTTATAGTTTATGATACTTCCATCGGCCCATCCATTACCGCCACGCTTATTCCTGATGCCGATCATGACGGTGAGGTCTCAGCTGCTGAGGAACGTAAGCTTGCCCGTGATATTCATGCACTGCTATTGCCGAATTTAGAAATATATTTGGATGAGAAGGCTGTGGTTCCTGAACTTTATTATGATTCAGTTTCCCCGGCACCGGGCGGGTATAACAACGGACTGCGTTCAAATCTGGTCTACGCCATCCCTCTGCCAAAAGAGGATTTCGGCAAGCATTACCTGAAATTTTCCGATAATAATTTTCAGACCGGGGAACTCAAGTGGCTGAAGTGGAAGGTGCAGGCTGATCCGCAGTTTAGCGTGGTCAAGACTTCGCCTGATTCGCGGGAATTGAATTATCAGTTTTTTGCCAAGAAGATTGAAGGGCAGGGAGTTTCATTTCCCACTCCGACGCCAACTGTAGATGATAACGGAATCCGGCCCAGTCCGCAGGAGGATTCCAGCCAAGCTGCGCTCAAGGATTATCTTGCGCAGGAAAATCTTGGACCGGGGGCTATCCTTTTCGCTCTTGGGCTGGCTTTCTTTCTGGGTATGGGCCATGCGCTCAGTCCCGGACATGGCAAGGCCATGGTTGCGGCCTATCTCATCGGGCGCAGTGGACGTGTGCGTGATGCCTTCACTCTCGGGACCATCGTAACCATCACCCATGTTGCCAGCGTGATTGTGCTTGGTATCGTAGCCTTGCTGCTTTCGCGCTATTTTCTGCCCGGCGATCTTTATCCGTGGTTGGGGGCATTTTCCGGTACGTTGGTCTTTGTGGTCGGCTACATGATGCTGGCGCGCAGGGCCTTAAACAAGCATGGGCATTCCCATCATCACGACCACGGCCATTCTCATGATCACCATCACAGCCATTCGCATGATCATGACTATGAAAGCGAGTCCGCTCCTGTTTCATGGTGGTCCATGCTTAGTCTCGGTATTGCCGGTGGAATGGTTCCTTGTCCTACCGCTCTGGTGGTGCTTTTGGCTTCTGTCGCTTTCGGGCGAATTGTATTTGGACTGCTGCTAATTCTCGCATTCAGTCTCGGGCTTGCCGCAGTGCTGATCATTATCGGTATTTTAACCGTGCGGGCCTCGAAACTTACCGAAAGGTTTTCCGGTTCTCGCAAGTGGATTGAGAATCTGCCTGTGCTGAGTGCCGGGCTGGTTATGCTGGCAGGCATAGCTATTGCGCTTAATGCGCTACATGCGGGTGGGATATTGAAGTTTAGTTTTTAGGGATGCCTCCGGCGGCCAAAGGGAAAACTTTTGCAAAAGTTTTCCCTTTGGATTCCCTTTCAAAACCTTTTATTATGCTCCGCATATAGCATATTTAGACGGTGCTATTTTTTATATTTCCAAAAGTCTGTAATTCCATCCAGCTCTGCATCAGGTGTTGAACCGTAGGGGATAAGCTTGAAATTGAGTGCTTTAACCTGCTTTAAGTAATCGGCATATTGGGACGGCTCTATATATTCTACGTCGAGGATCGTTTTGCCCGCATCTGCAAGTTCTTTAGCCAGTTGCAAGCGGTAGTTTTTGTCACCTTCACTATGGATGTTGAACAGCAGGCTTTCGAGGCCTACCATGTTTATTGTTTTGAAGTAGACTTTTTTGTATTCTGGAGAGCAGTCGTTAAACACTCCCATGCCGTTCTGGGGGCAGATTATGAAATTTTCCCCGGCCTTTTTGCGGGTGTAATTCGCGATTCTTTTGATCAGCTTGACCATTTCATCCGCTGTGTCCTGCACTTCCATGCCCTGCTCGTGCCAGAACCAGTATGCATCTACTATGTCCAGATATACTCCGTCGAATCCGGCTTCGATAATGCGATCCAGATAGGGGCGCAAAGCCATTTCCCACCAATCTTCGCGCCAGTACTTTACCTTGTAATTTTTGGCCCAGTTGGGGTTTTCCGGTCCGAGAAAGCGAGGTGGATTTTCAGCCCATTCTTTTTTCCAGTAAAAACGGTACTCCTCAGCTTCACCTATGGAAAAGTAACAGAGTACGGTTTTGTTGAATCTATGAAGGAGGGAGATTTCTTTGGCTGTAAATTTTTTTTTATCTGAACCGTCTTTTGAATAATCAATTACCAGTAGATTGTACGGGGATTCAGCCAGTTCCGGCACTGACGGGCCTTGCAGCTGGTAGGCCCAGCTATTTATTTCACTGTGTTTCTGGGGCATTCTTGTTTCCTGCTTAGTTTGTTTTTTTGCGGTGGTTGAGGGGGAATTAGTTGTGGTTGATGCGCAGGCGGCAATAAAAGATAGCAAGGTCAGAATGATTGTAGCTTGTATTTTCATAATTAGAATTTTCCCGGTTGATATTTTGTGTTTTGGCATAATAGCATGGGGTGAGATAAAATTAAAGTGTGCTGTATTTGATTGCAGTGCAAAAAAATAATGTAATTTTTGAAGGTTACAAATAAATAATACTTTGCATAGCCATGGATTAGGATTATAGTGTTCTAACTAAATGAGTATTTTAATGTATAGTTATAATTCCGGTCTTTAGA
Encoded here:
- a CDS encoding TRAP transporter large permease, encoding MEPTTLGIIGIFVMLALLMTRMPVAYVMTLVGFGGFSMLISVKGGMNLLSRNFYDTFSSYSLSTIPLFILMGQLAFNSGISRRLYSTAYHFLGHIQGGLAMATVAACTAFGSVCGSSPATAATMATVGIPEMKRYGYANSLAAGSVASGGGLGMIMPPSIVLIVYGILTEQSIGELFMAGILPSVVLTILFIIAIALVCHRDPSLGPKGEKFPLSAKLKSLMGLIDTIAVFALVIGGMFFGFFTPNESAAVGVLGILILGIIKRQLSWQAFVNSLYETLRTSVMVLFLVAGALIFGKFLAVTRIPFNVAAWTASFDLHPLIIVSMILFVYFIGGCIMDALALIMLTIPVFYPVITTLGFDPIWFGVIIVLVTQIGVITPPVGINVYVVYGMAQKFAPDITLEDIFKGTMPFLLAILVGIILFAIFPQIILYLPQAMY
- a CDS encoding TRAP transporter small permease produces the protein MGNQALNLIDKFEALLKNIAAICLIGMALMTGADIISRGVLDTPIFGVEDIVAVLAVLTTGLALGYAQSQKANIGVEFLYSKMNARTRRIVRIITTSMSVALFSMVTWRLYLYGCSMREAEEVSMTLELPTDMVIFALAFGFGCFTLTLLKELILLFTGEE
- a CDS encoding C4-dicarboxylate ABC transporter substrate-binding protein; protein product: MKKLLITVVAAAMCMCALPLTAGARSVNLTYSNFFPPTHIQSKLAQQWSDEVTKRTDGRVTIAYFPGGTLTKAKQCYDGVVEGLSDIGMSALAYSRGRFPTMAAVDLPLGYKSGVAATKVANTVYDKFQPKELRDVKVLFFHAHGPGLLFTAKKPVKTLEDLKGIKLRGTGNSAQLLKALGAAPVAMSMPDTYQAIRKGVVDGGVYPMETNKGWKMGEVVDYCTLDYPVGYTTTFFAVMNKDKWDAISEQDQKIIMDINKEFATKHGQAWDESDKEGREFLTKKGGQFIELSEAEGKRWKEKAAPMMDAYIKKAGKKKLDGKAILDFTVETLNKVQ
- a CDS encoding TetR/AcrR family transcriptional regulator, producing MARKQQEKSLQTKKELMEAANELFGKKGFMETTVAEITKHAGYAKGSFYRHWVSKDKLFLEIVEEKLTEYRNSRDDRLDKAESLEEVMNIIWDFLENIVRDQNWAKVFLEFTIYASRVPELREDLSLSQYRLSEEVFADLVRDFVETDYAPEKIGAFNTVLFEGYMVRSSIESGFMIQSSNGAGLIGFDDVREAAVTLALTNGLKKAE
- a CDS encoding high-affinity nickel-transporter, whose translation is MRKLFISYLVLICCLYGVAVQAHPLGEVVQETTVMNEGARLLIVYDTSIGPSITATLIPDADHDGEVSAAEERKLARDIHALLLPNLEIYLDEKAVVPELYYDSVSPAPGGYNNGLRSNLVYAIPLPKEDFGKHYLKFSDNNFQTGELKWLKWKVQADPQFSVVKTSPDSRELNYQFFAKKIEGQGVSFPTPTPTVDDNGIRPSPQEDSSQAALKDYLAQENLGPGAILFALGLAFFLGMGHALSPGHGKAMVAAYLIGRSGRVRDAFTLGTIVTITHVASVIVLGIVALLLSRYFLPGDLYPWLGAFSGTLVFVVGYMMLARRALNKHGHSHHHDHGHSHDHHHSHSHDHDYESESAPVSWWSMLSLGIAGGMVPCPTALVVLLASVAFGRIVFGLLLILAFSLGLAAVLIIIGILTVRASKLTERFSGSRKWIENLPVLSAGLVMLAGIAIALNALHAGGILKFSF